A stretch of the Aspergillus puulaauensis MK2 DNA, chromosome 6, nearly complete sequence genome encodes the following:
- a CDS encoding serine hydrolase domain-containing protein (COG:V;~EggNog:ENOG410PHAF;~InterPro:IPR001466,IPR012338;~MEROPS:MER0006204;~PFAM:PF00144), which yields MPISLSPEAIADIRSLVDQACTNEHARLPCASVVVLGKDEKSAPVELLVRSARSNGLETANSPGKGSSSQSPSQSKPGHDDIYWLASCTKLVTGIACMQLVEEGRLRLDDSSQVEELCPELAIVKVLQDDGSLVDKERSITLRMLLTHTAGFGYSFLNPKLQVYARRDRRGQAEYNEFSGSVSDFHQPLVNQPGERFEYGISIDWVGIIVERITGRKLNDYMQQRIFSPLSLHNLTMVPSPYMKERLIGIWERGEDGQLAHRDYPVQMSLDDEFTPGLFHSGGAGLFGSIREFGKILGTLLNDGISPLTGTAILSPAIVREMFTNQIPEQPHFARRQLPAVKPELVYPVDDLYPPCPPCHPQGWGLSFMISPGITGRSEATGHWSGLSNVFWWCDRQKGVAGIVASQVLPFVDPYAAKLWVEVEAKVYEGVCEVQAGIDKGNGSA from the exons ATGCCGATCTCACTTTCTCCCGAGGCGATTGCAGACATCCGCAGCCTGGTGGATCAAGCCTGCACAAACGAACATGCTCGCCTTCCATGTGCTAGTGTCGTTGTGCTTGGTAAGGATGAGAAAAGTGCACCAGTTGAGCTATTGGTGCGTTCTGCTCGCTCGAATGGTCTAGAGACTGCAAACAGCCCTGGCAAGGGCAGTTCGAGTCAATCACCTTCGCAGAGCAAGCCAGGGCATGACGATATTTACTGGCTTGCATCCTGCACGAAACTCGTCACTGGGATTGCGTGCATGcagctcgtcgaggagggcaGATTGAGACTCGATGATAGTTCGCAAGTCGAAGAATTATGCCCGGAGCTAGCAATTGTCAAAGTCCTACAGGACGATGGGTCGTTAGTGGACAAGGAACGTTCGATCACGCTGAGAATGCTTTTGACCCATACCG CTGGCTTTGGCTATTCATTCTTGAACCCGAAATTGCAGGTCTATGCTCGACGGGACCGTCGTGGCCAGGCGGAATATAACGAGTTCTCGGGCAGTGTATCTGATTTCCACCAGCCCCTCGTTAATCAACCTGGGGAGCGGTTCGAATATGGT ATCAGCATTGACTGGGTTGGCATCATTGTCGAGCGGATTACAGGGCGAAAGCTGAACGACTACATGCAACAGCGCATCTTCTCACCACTGAGCCTTCATAACCTTACTATGGTTCCGTCGCCATACATGAAGGAGCGACTCATAGGGATATGGGAGCGAGGTGAAGATGGGCAGTTGGCACATCGAGACTATCCCGTGCAGATGTCTCTGGATGATGAATTCACTCCGGGCCTCTTCCACAGCGGCGGGGCAGGCCTATTTGGCAGTATACGGGAGTTCGGCA AGATTCTTGGTACCCTACTCAACGACGGCATATCACCCTTAACAGGAACGGCAATCCTGTCACCAGCGATAGTTAGAGAAATGTTCACAAACCAAATCCCCGAGCAGCCGCATTTTGCTCGGCGACAACTACCCGCTGTTAAGCCTGAGTTGGTCTATCCCGTTGATGACCTTTATCCTCCATGTCCACCTTGCCACCCGCAGGGATGGGGACTCAGTTTTATGATTTCACCAGGCATCACAGGGCGTTCCGAAGCAACTGGCCATTGGTCAGGCCTGTCTAACGTGTTCTGGTGGTGTGACAGACAGAAGGGCGTTGCGGGGATAGTGGCATCGCAGGTTCTTCCTTTTGTTGACCCATACGCTGCTAAACTGTGGGTAGAAGTTGAGGCGAAGGTGTACGAAG
- a CDS encoding Zn(II)2Cys6 transcription factor domain-containing protein (COG:K;~EggNog:ENOG410Q2RT;~InterPro:IPR036864,IPR001138;~PFAM:PF00172;~go_function: GO:0000981 - DNA-binding transcription factor activity, RNA polymerase II-specific [Evidence IEA];~go_function: GO:0008270 - zinc ion binding [Evidence IEA];~go_process: GO:0006355 - regulation of transcription, DNA-templated [Evidence IEA]): MPPQKPSQPRSRNIKRHHSGCRACRKRGKKCDEAKPICRACIRLSLECIYGLDFQFRSFDTQSFQKPSRTVTCKGPRAGALQKAPLCKAPVTGYDLDVGYLDHFMSHVRHLLPAGPSQLGEQALRSPYLKPAVLCISASNLSMLNTDVQRRTLPNDPRRSVFSPSVNLAHHSQAEKYHQQALSHFRDSKPTDIEEDAPAVLAAYTFLAYYHHASTDHHKFRLAVWDTVRFVSENRDSLTRSKHGAQALQMWYRLCVSHRLGKPPALLLEGEGGSSFGPNRYPDSFDQLYLDCIVGLSADDLIYDILIKTIEIRSRLVVFRCVARSCGASELSTNIGSIAHGILAKLLGKDDTDEERVESGNVFVRGPHLQGLLNIQRERLQVWKSRLRLDQLPGSSPFSTHRDAMNALYSLLCETMFEEFCDEPSSHDVANAVIRILDTLDLSVSSTADIYTFSLSEVLLQLVQVYKSDTVFQYILDTLWPALESKARGYEHSHYPTHLVKRIIARISQHWETGRDVLFAVPAVSDDIGKLNLLDIYHPVDLVVCGSDKGGYFVEKVTLSII; this comes from the exons ATGCCCCCCCAGAAGCCCTCCCAGCCCAGGTCACGCAATATTAAACGACACCACTCCGGATGCCGGGCGTGTCGCaagagagggaagaag TGTGACGAAGCCAAACCGATCTGTCGTGCCTGCATCAGACTGAGCTTGGAATGTATCTATGGCCTTGACTTTCAATTTCGGAGCTTCGATACACAGTCATTCCAGAAGCCTTCACGGACGGTAACATGCAAAGGCCCGCGAGCAGGTGCGCTCCAAAAAGCACCACTGTGCAAGGCACCAGTGACTGGATACGACCTGGATGTCGGCTACCTGGACCACTTCATGAGCCATGtccgccacctcctccccgccggTCCATCCCAGCTCGGAGAACAGGCATTGCGATCGCCTTATCTAAAACCGGCAGTCCTCTGCATCTCGGCGTCCAATCTATCCATGCTAAACACCGATGTTCAGCGACGCACGCTACCAAATGACCCACGGCGGTCGGTCTTCAGTCCATCCGTGAATTTGGCACATCACTCACAAGCCGAGAAGTATCATCAGCAGGCTCTTTCCCACTTCCGCGATAGCAAGCCTACCGATATTGAAGAGGACGCACCGGCTGTGCTCGCGGCATACACCTTTCTCGCCTACTACCACCATGCATCGACGGACCATCATAAATTCCGCCTCGCGGTATGGGACACCGTGCGCTTCGTCTCTGAAAATCGGGATAGTCTCACCCGCTCAAAACATGGCGCCCAGGCGCTTCAGATGTGGTATCGCCTTTGCGTCTCTCACCGACTTGGAAAACCACCAGCACTGCTACTTgaaggggaagggggaaGTTCTTTCGGACCGAATCGCTACCCCGACTCTTTCGACCAGCTTTATCTGGATTGTATCGTGGGGCTGAGCGCGGATGATTTGATTTATGATATCTTGATCAAGACAATTGAGATTCGGTCGCGGCTTGTCGTCTTTCGATGCGTGGCCAGGAGCTGTGGTGCATCTGAACTGTCGACGAATATAGGCAGTATAGCGCATGGAATCCTGGCCAAATTGCTGGGCAAGGACGACACGGATGAGGAACGTGTTGAATCTGGAAACGTCTTCGTTCGCGGGCCGCATCTTCAAGGGTTATTGAATATCCAGCGAGAGAGACTGCAGGTCTGGAAATCACGGCTTCGACTCGATCAATTACCGGGATCTTCCCCGTTTTCAACCCACCGTGACGCAATGAATGCGCTTTACTCTCTCCTTTGTGAGACTATGTTTGAGGAGTTCTGTGATGAGCCATCCTCGCATGATGTCGCCAACGCAGTCATCAGGATACTCGACACGTTGGATCTCTCCGTATCCTCCACCGCTGATATATACACATTCAGCCTATCTGAGGtacttctccaactcgtTCAGGTGTACAAGTCGGACACTGTCTTTCAGTATATCCTGGACACACTGTGGCCAGCGCTTGAGAGCAAGGCAAGGGGATACGAACACTCACACTATCCCACTCATCTAGTCAAGCGGATCATTGCCCGGATTTCTCAACATTGGGAAACCGGTAGAGATGTACTTTTCGCCGTGCCAGCTGTATCCGATGATATAGGAAAGTTGAATTTGTTGGATATCTACCATCCGGTAGACCTGGTGGTTTGTGGGTCTGATAAAGGAGGGTACTTCGTTGAGAAGGTCACACTTAGCattatctag
- a CDS encoding Kelch repeat protein (COG:S;~EggNog:ENOG410PUXR;~InterPro:IPR015915;~PFAM:PF13418,PF13415;~go_function: GO:0005515 - protein binding [Evidence IEA]): MVRAVWKKLLSDVSIQRSSQTLSVIGGNAYIYGGELRPREPVDSAVYRISTDRGNVSATTISAITGLPNTPQPRVGATSTALGGKIYIFSGRGGIAMAPIEEAGAIWVFDPATSAEQWSQLKPSDSGAPYPAGRSYHAVTNNGKDTIFVHAGCPEKGRLLDLWAFNISTKAWTELPHAPGPERGGTSIAYHDGKIYRMNGFDGKTEQGGALDLFDLATNAWSTITYAADGTNGPTARSVSSLLASVVGEKASLVTMFGEHDPSSLGHQGAGKMLPDVWLFDIGSKTWSKVEVDGEVPPPRGWFDADIADGHQSGIIVHGGLAESNARLGDVWLLEF, from the exons ATGGTACGCGCAGTGTGGAAGAAGCTACTGAGTGACGTCTCCATCCAGAGGTCCTCCCAGACCTTGTCCGTCATCGGCGGGAACGCATATATATATGGCGGCGAATTGAGGCCCAGAGAGCCTGTCGACTCGGCTGTTTACCGTATTTCAACCGATCGTG GCAATGTATCGGCTACTACGATATCAGCCATCACTGGGCTGCCGAATACGCCCCAGCCACGAGTCGGTGCCACATCCACTGCCCTCGGAGGAAAGATTTATATCTTCTCAGGACGCGGCGGAATAGCGATGGCCCCAATCGAGGAAGCCGGCGCTATCTGGGTATTCGACCCAGCAACGAGCGCCGAGCAGTGGTCACAACTAAAGCCCAGTGACTCTGGCGCACCATACCCTGCCGGCCGCAGTTACCACGCAGTGACCAACAATGGAAAAGACACCATCTTCGTACACGCTGGATGCCCGGAGAAGGGCCGACTTCTCGATCTCTGGGCTTTCAACATTTCCACTAAAGCGTGGACTGAATTACCGCACGCGCCGGGCCCGGAGAGGGGAGGTACCTCCATCGCATACCACGATGGAAAGATCTACCGCATGAATGGGTTCGATGGGAAAACTGAACAGGGAGGCGCATTGGATTTGTTCGACCTTGCCACCAACGCATGGAGTACTATTACATACGCAGCTGATGGAACCAACGGCCCAACTGCGCGAAGTGTGAGCAGCCTTCTGGCTTCTGTGGTCGGCGAAAAAGCGTCCCTTGTCACGATGTTTGGTGAGCACGACCCGAGTAGCCTAGGCCATCAAGGGGCAGGGAAGATGCTTCCAGATGTTTGGTTGTTTGATATCGGGTCGAAGACTTGGTCGAAGGTCgaagtggatggagaagttCCGCCTCCCCGTGGGTGGTTTGATGCAGATATAGCCGATGGACATCAATCTGGTATCATTGTCCATGGTGGGCTTGCAGAGTCGAACGCGCGTTTGGGTGATGTATGGTTGTTGGAGTTTTGA